One window from the genome of Rhodopseudomonas sp. P2A-2r encodes:
- a CDS encoding formyltransferase family protein, with product MRITLVGSRHFGVITLEMLRTHDVEIARVVVADAEDRLAAAARAAGIEVTVQADPKLVVASEIAPDTDLIVTAHSHARIGKDALAASRLGGIGYHPSLLPRHRGIAAVEWTIREGDPIAGGTIYHLADHMDAGAIALQEWCFVKKGETARELWERALAPLGQKLLAEVIDHAIAHSSLPATPQDEQFATKAPKLA from the coding sequence ATGCGCATTACCCTCGTCGGCTCCCGTCATTTCGGCGTCATCACCCTGGAGATGCTGCGGACCCATGACGTCGAGATCGCCCGGGTGGTCGTCGCCGACGCCGAGGACCGTTTGGCGGCAGCTGCGCGTGCAGCCGGCATCGAAGTGACCGTGCAGGCCGATCCGAAGCTGGTGGTGGCCTCCGAGATCGCCCCCGACACCGACCTGATCGTCACCGCGCACAGCCACGCCCGCATCGGCAAGGACGCGCTGGCCGCCTCCCGACTGGGCGGCATCGGCTACCACCCGTCGCTGCTGCCGCGTCACCGCGGCATCGCCGCGGTGGAATGGACCATCCGCGAGGGCGACCCGATCGCCGGCGGCACCATCTACCACCTCGCCGACCATATGGACGCTGGCGCCATCGCCCTGCAGGAATGGTGCTTCGTCAAGAAGGGCGAGACCGCCCGCGAATTGTGGGAACGCGCGCTGGCGCCCCTCGGACAGAAACTGCTGGCTGAAGTCATCGACCATGCCATCGCCCACAGCAGCCTTCCCGCGACCCCGCAGGACGAGCAGTTTGCCACCAAGGCGCCCAAGCTGGCCTGA
- the cysK gene encoding cysteine synthase A codes for MDTSPDKNAAHTQRPGRGRIFGSIVEAIGDTPIVRLVRLPQQHGVQATILAKLEYFNPASSVKDRIGAAMVIAMEKAGVINADTVLIEPTSGNTGIALAYVAASRGYRLKLVMPESMSIERRKMLAFLGAEIVLTPAGQGMKGAIATAEELVRTTPNAVMPQQFKNLANPEIHRRTTAEEIWNDTEGNIDFFVAGVGTGGTITGVGQVLKPRKPSLQVVAVEPEESPVLSGGQHSPHKIQGIGAGFVPDILDRSVIDEIVKINSATAIETSRALARNEGIAGGISSGAAIAAALQIGKRPENAGKTILAIVPSFSERYLSTALFEGI; via the coding sequence ATGGACACGTCGCCAGATAAGAATGCAGCGCACACGCAGCGTCCGGGTCGCGGACGGATTTTCGGCAGTATCGTGGAAGCCATCGGCGACACGCCGATCGTCCGGCTGGTGCGTCTGCCGCAGCAGCACGGCGTGCAGGCCACCATTCTCGCCAAGCTGGAATATTTCAATCCTGCGTCCAGCGTGAAGGACCGTATCGGCGCGGCGATGGTCATCGCCATGGAGAAGGCCGGCGTGATCAATGCGGACACCGTGCTGATCGAACCCACCTCGGGCAACACCGGCATCGCGCTGGCCTATGTGGCGGCGTCGCGCGGCTACCGGCTGAAGCTGGTGATGCCGGAGTCCATGTCGATCGAGCGCCGCAAGATGCTGGCGTTCCTCGGCGCCGAAATCGTACTGACACCGGCCGGGCAGGGCATGAAGGGCGCGATCGCCACGGCTGAAGAATTGGTGCGCACCACGCCCAACGCAGTGATGCCGCAGCAGTTCAAGAACCTCGCCAATCCCGAGATCCATCGTCGCACCACGGCGGAGGAAATCTGGAACGATACCGAAGGCAACATCGATTTCTTCGTGGCCGGCGTCGGCACCGGCGGCACCATCACCGGCGTCGGCCAGGTGCTGAAACCGCGGAAGCCGTCGCTGCAAGTTGTTGCAGTCGAGCCCGAGGAAAGTCCGGTGCTGTCCGGCGGCCAGCATTCCCCGCACAAGATCCAGGGCATCGGTGCCGGCTTCGTGCCTGATATCCTCGACCGCTCCGTCATTGACGAAATCGTCAAGATCAACAGCGCCACCGCCATCGAGACGTCCCGCGCGCTGGCGCGCAACGAAGGCATTGCCGGCGGCATTTCGTCGGGGGCCGCGATCGCTGCCGCGCTGCAGATCGGCAAGCGCCCGGAGAATGCCGGCAAGACCATCCTGGCCATCGTGCCATCGTTCTCGGAGCGTTACCTGTCAACCGCACTGTTCGAGGGAATTTGA
- a CDS encoding beta-1-3, beta-1-6-glucan biosynthesis protein, producing the protein MRRVLVGFQNAVLRCVAIPGFALLLGLGGAIAQSGALRAQDQAQKPAANAPATPADVAKESQKKTDEFVEASTAINGPAGNPECVWLGRRVVVLMWRDDLDTAFRHLDLYDRFGCPGGHVQATFRCLVRFGALDPKVPDSLNGRVHACWINPNAQPQTAAVTQPATPPAAGAATPAAPATPAPPAEPAK; encoded by the coding sequence ATGCGTCGAGTGCTGGTCGGGTTCCAAAATGCGGTTCTGCGTTGTGTTGCCATCCCGGGATTTGCGTTGCTGCTTGGCCTCGGCGGCGCGATAGCCCAGAGCGGCGCGCTGCGCGCCCAGGATCAGGCCCAAAAGCCCGCCGCGAATGCGCCGGCCACTCCCGCCGACGTCGCCAAGGAAAGCCAGAAGAAGACCGACGAGTTCGTTGAGGCGTCCACCGCGATCAACGGTCCGGCCGGCAACCCGGAATGCGTATGGCTCGGTCGCCGTGTCGTCGTGCTGATGTGGCGCGACGATCTCGACACTGCATTTCGCCACCTCGATCTGTACGATCGCTTCGGCTGCCCCGGCGGGCACGTCCAGGCCACGTTCCGTTGCCTGGTGCGATTCGGTGCGCTGGATCCGAAAGTGCCCGATAGTCTGAATGGCCGTGTCCACGCCTGCTGGATCAATCCCAACGCACAGCCGCAGACCGCTGCCGTCACCCAGCCCGCGACTCCGCCCGCTGCCGGCGCTGCGACTCCGGCGGCGCCCGCGACCCCGGCGCCTCCCGCAGAACCCGCGAAATAA
- a CDS encoding glycosyltransferase — MRAVVAVLLFVTAAHAALWGILQDKQEAPDFKGMLPSVSYAPFDGTAHPDIDNIPSAEKIRADLKKLATMTRAIRLYSSTGGVEMVPAIANEFGLKVTVGAWIDKNVDRNEREIAAAVDLAKRNSNVIAIVVGNETIYRGELKADDLIEYIRRVKRQVNVPVTTGEIWNIWRDNLAETPDGKATLASSVDFIAAHILPYWENFKDTQAVDQAMYIYGLLREALPGKRIVIAEFGWPSAGYNLRNAVPGPFQQAVVLRNFVARAEAVGMEYNIVEAIDQPWKFFEGGVGPYWGILNAAREPKFAWAGPVVNQDYWKLALIAVLVGVLLSLPILQLVAPTAMQALLLSVAANGVGAWVATIFAYQQGHYFVWGSAFALTLGLILLVPLILIAMARIEEIAAIAFGRAPRRLLTPEQTSVQAIPAGGTFPKVSIHIPAYREQPDMLKQTLDAVARLDYPNFECVVIINNTPDPAFWQPIQDYCRTLGERFIFINAEKVEGFKAGALRIAMARTAVDAEIIGIIDADYVVEPDWLKDLVPAFNDPNVGLVQAPQDHRDGDRSLMHYIMNGEYAGFFDIGMVQRNEANAIIVHGTMCLIRRAAMDMVGGWAGDTICEDSDLGLAIMEHGWLTHYTNKRYGYGLLPDTYEAFKKQRHRWAYGGFQIIKKHWRLFMPGASRLTQDQKREFGLGWLNWLGAESLGVVVAMLNLIWVPIVVFADIAIPDKILTIPIIAAFVVSLAHFLTLYRLRVHVKTWQMLGAMIAAMSVQWTVSRAVANGLITEHLPFAVTSKGGKSSMSIEFQAFWEAVLGVLLLAGAALLIVSNSFKQVHEIYVFAAVLVLQSLPFLSAVAIAILENSRANDFAFWRSTTVRTAELIGLRPVAMPTAATVAQPAASEVHRDAS; from the coding sequence ATGCGCGCCGTCGTCGCCGTTCTGTTGTTCGTGACTGCCGCTCATGCCGCCCTTTGGGGCATCTTGCAGGACAAGCAGGAAGCGCCGGACTTCAAGGGCATGCTCCCCAGCGTCTCCTACGCCCCGTTCGACGGCACGGCACATCCCGATATCGACAATATTCCCAGCGCCGAGAAGATACGCGCGGACCTGAAGAAGCTCGCGACGATGACGCGCGCCATTCGCCTCTATTCGTCGACGGGCGGCGTCGAAATGGTGCCGGCGATCGCCAACGAATTCGGCCTCAAGGTCACCGTCGGCGCCTGGATCGACAAGAACGTCGACCGCAACGAACGCGAAATCGCCGCGGCCGTCGACCTGGCCAAGCGCAATTCCAACGTCATCGCCATCGTGGTCGGCAACGAAACGATCTATCGCGGCGAACTCAAGGCCGACGACCTGATCGAATACATCCGCCGCGTGAAGCGGCAGGTGAATGTCCCCGTGACGACGGGCGAGATCTGGAACATCTGGCGCGACAATCTCGCGGAAACACCTGACGGCAAGGCGACGCTCGCCTCCTCCGTCGATTTCATTGCCGCGCATATCCTGCCCTATTGGGAGAACTTCAAGGATACCCAGGCCGTCGATCAGGCGATGTATATTTACGGCTTGTTGCGCGAGGCGCTTCCCGGCAAGCGTATCGTGATCGCCGAGTTCGGCTGGCCGAGCGCGGGCTACAATCTGCGCAACGCCGTTCCTGGCCCGTTCCAGCAAGCTGTTGTGCTGCGCAATTTCGTCGCGCGCGCCGAAGCGGTCGGCATGGAATACAATATCGTCGAGGCCATCGATCAGCCCTGGAAGTTCTTCGAAGGCGGCGTCGGCCCGTACTGGGGCATTCTGAACGCGGCGCGCGAGCCGAAATTTGCCTGGGCCGGTCCGGTGGTCAACCAGGATTACTGGAAGCTTGCTCTCATTGCCGTGCTGGTCGGCGTCCTGTTGTCGCTGCCGATCCTGCAACTGGTCGCGCCCACCGCGATGCAGGCGCTGCTGCTGTCCGTGGCCGCCAACGGCGTCGGCGCCTGGGTCGCGACCATCTTTGCCTATCAGCAGGGCCATTATTTCGTCTGGGGCTCGGCCTTTGCGCTGACGCTGGGCCTGATCCTGCTGGTGCCGCTGATCCTGATCGCGATGGCGCGGATCGAGGAGATCGCCGCGATAGCCTTCGGTCGCGCGCCCCGTCGACTGCTGACGCCCGAGCAGACCTCGGTGCAGGCGATTCCGGCCGGCGGCACGTTCCCCAAGGTTTCGATCCACATCCCGGCCTATCGCGAACAGCCGGATATGCTGAAACAGACGCTCGACGCGGTGGCGCGGCTTGATTACCCGAATTTCGAATGTGTGGTGATCATCAACAACACACCGGACCCGGCCTTCTGGCAGCCGATCCAGGACTATTGCCGCACGCTGGGCGAGCGCTTCATCTTCATCAATGCCGAGAAGGTCGAAGGATTCAAGGCCGGCGCCCTCCGCATCGCCATGGCGCGGACTGCGGTCGACGCGGAAATCATCGGCATCATCGATGCCGACTATGTGGTCGAGCCGGACTGGCTGAAGGATCTGGTGCCGGCCTTCAACGATCCCAACGTCGGGCTGGTGCAGGCGCCGCAGGACCATCGCGACGGCGACCGTTCGCTGATGCACTACATCATGAACGGCGAATATGCCGGCTTCTTCGACATCGGCATGGTCCAGCGCAACGAGGCCAACGCCATCATCGTTCACGGCACCATGTGCCTCATCCGCCGTGCCGCCATGGACATGGTGGGCGGCTGGGCCGGCGACACCATCTGCGAGGACAGCGATCTCGGTCTCGCCATCATGGAACACGGCTGGCTGACCCACTACACCAACAAGCGCTACGGCTACGGCCTGCTGCCGGACACCTACGAAGCGTTCAAGAAGCAGCGCCACCGCTGGGCCTATGGCGGCTTCCAGATCATCAAGAAGCACTGGCGGCTGTTCATGCCCGGCGCCAGCCGGCTGACCCAGGACCAGAAGCGCGAATTCGGCCTTGGCTGGCTGAACTGGCTCGGCGCCGAGAGCCTCGGTGTGGTGGTGGCCATGCTGAACCTGATCTGGGTGCCGATCGTCGTGTTCGCCGACATCGCCATCCCCGACAAGATCCTGACGATCCCGATCATCGCCGCCTTCGTGGTGTCGCTGGCCCATTTCCTCACGCTGTACCGCCTGCGCGTGCACGTGAAGACCTGGCAGATGCTCGGCGCCATGATCGCCGCGATGTCGGTACAGTGGACGGTGTCGCGCGCGGTAGCCAACGGGTTGATTACCGAGCATCTGCCCTTTGCGGTCACCTCGAAGGGCGGCAAATCCAGCATGTCCATCGAGTTCCAGGCGTTCTGGGAAGCGGTGCTCGGCGTGCTGCTGCTGGCTGGCGCGGCACTTCTGATCGTTTCCAACAGCTTCAAGCAGGTGCACGAGATCTACGTGTTCGCCGCCGTGCTGGTGCTGCAAAGCCTGCCATTCCTGTCGGCGGTTGCGATCGCCATCCTCGAGAACTCGCGCGCCAACGACTTTGCGTTCTGGCGTTCCACCACAGTGCGGACCGCGGAACTGATCGGCCTGCGCCCGGTGGCGATGCCGACCGCAGCGACTGTCGCGCAGCCGGCGGCCTCGGAGGTCCATCGGGACGCCAGCTAG
- a CDS encoding BrnA antitoxin family protein, translating into MSQPPRRPRTLHDARTEAEAAFKQTTTKVPELPEKKPALPGVRELVSLQIDQDVLEHFQEGGPGWQDRINAALRKAAGM; encoded by the coding sequence ATGTCACAGCCGCCGCGGCGTCCCCGCACACTCCACGACGCCCGCACCGAAGCCGAGGCCGCTTTCAAGCAGACCACCACCAAGGTGCCGGAGTTGCCCGAGAAGAAGCCGGCACTGCCGGGCGTCCGCGAGTTGGTGTCGTTGCAGATCGACCAGGACGTGCTGGAGCATTTCCAGGAGGGCGGTCCGGGCTGGCAGGACCGCATCAACGCCGCACTGCGCAAGGCCGCGGGCATGTGA
- a CDS encoding tyrosine-type recombinase/integrase → MHATAVEAIVNWKRMAREIGLPSSVWAFHSTTQVEDHLARGVAFKEIREIAEIAGLPKAGKISPKALRYAFGAHLLANGADLSSVQVMLGHADMGTMEMYAGAMPDERAATVGKHPLEDVASASIRILLS, encoded by the coding sequence ATGCACGCGACGGCCGTCGAAGCGATCGTCAACTGGAAGCGAATGGCACGTGAGATCGGTTTGCCCTCATCCGTCTGGGCATTCCACTCGACCACGCAAGTCGAAGACCATTTGGCAAGAGGCGTCGCATTTAAGGAGATCAGGGAGATCGCCGAGATTGCTGGCCTTCCGAAAGCCGGTAAGATTTCGCCGAAGGCCCTACGGTATGCCTTCGGGGCGCATCTGCTGGCGAACGGCGCCGACCTCAGTTCGGTTCAGGTGATGCTCGGACATGCCGACATGGGGACGATGGAGATGTACGCGGGTGCCATGCCGGATGAGAGGGCGGCGACTGTTGGAAAGCACCCGCTAGAAGATGTAGCGTCAGCTTCCATCAGGATTCTGTTGTCGTAG
- a CDS encoding DMT family transporter has translation MTREPSKSKAAMWMGGWLSLMLIVAVAGRESLRELNVFQVMEVRSVLGLLMLWPIVQLNGGLSAMKTTRPLAHVARNLVHYLAQLGWFYGLTLIPLSQLVSIEFTMPIWIAIMAAFFLGERMTVWKIVAIVLGLIGVLVIVRPAVATVNPGQVIALAAALGFGISIILIKSLTRTESSLRIIFWMIVVQSAAGLIPAIYLWQWPTAQVWIWLVMVAFCGTLSHFCMARALLYADATVVVPMDFLRVPLSAIIGWLLYAEQIDVYTALGAALILAGNMLNLKGPAPLRAPVPS, from the coding sequence ATGACCCGCGAACCTTCGAAATCGAAAGCCGCGATGTGGATGGGCGGCTGGCTGTCGCTGATGCTGATCGTCGCGGTCGCCGGACGCGAAAGCCTGCGCGAACTCAACGTATTCCAGGTGATGGAAGTACGCTCGGTGCTCGGGCTGCTGATGCTGTGGCCGATCGTGCAGCTCAACGGCGGCCTGTCAGCCATGAAAACCACGCGGCCGCTGGCGCATGTCGCGCGCAACCTGGTGCACTATCTGGCGCAACTCGGCTGGTTCTATGGGCTCACGCTGATTCCCCTGAGCCAGTTGGTGTCGATCGAGTTCACCATGCCGATCTGGATCGCCATCATGGCCGCATTCTTTCTCGGCGAGCGCATGACGGTCTGGAAGATCGTGGCGATCGTGCTCGGCCTCATCGGCGTGCTGGTGATCGTCCGACCGGCTGTCGCCACCGTCAATCCGGGCCAGGTGATCGCACTGGCGGCCGCCCTGGGCTTCGGAATTTCGATCATCCTCATCAAGTCGCTGACGCGAACCGAAAGTAGCCTCAGGATCATCTTCTGGATGATCGTGGTCCAGAGCGCTGCCGGACTAATTCCCGCGATCTACCTGTGGCAATGGCCCACGGCCCAAGTATGGATCTGGCTGGTGATGGTCGCGTTCTGCGGCACGCTCTCGCACTTCTGCATGGCGCGGGCGCTGCTCTATGCCGATGCCACTGTGGTGGTGCCGATGGACTTCCTGCGCGTGCCGCTCAGCGCAATCATTGGCTGGCTGCTGTATGCCGAGCAGATCGACGTCTACACCGCGCTCGGCGCCGCCCTCATCCTTGCCGGCAACATGCTCAACCTGAAGGGCCCGGCCCCGCTCCGCGCCCCCGTGCCGTCCTGA